The genomic window TTATAtatgtttattgtatttagctttattttgtattgcattttttcttttctttcctaaaCAAACTTTTGTATACTGTTTACATGatcaaaaattaaacaaaaaatcaacacaacaccaacagttgcctcaaggtgttttatattataatgtaaagatcctacaatagtatagaaaaaataaataatttttagaATTTTGCCACCCAAAAGGAGAGAAGGGCAATATCATACACAAGTGCATGTAGTATAGTAGAGGCTTCTTGCCCCAGTTGGTCTTGTGTTGAAGTGTTCATGTTGATTTAAGATTtatagattatttttttaacttatatTGCAAAGGTTTAAGAACTACTCATGCAGACGGAGActaacaaagtaaaacaagaagAGACAAGCAGAGAACACAGAGATGAAAGACGTGATGAGCAAACTGACAACACACAACtgacacacgtacacacagatgagacagagacagactggaCGTGAAAGAGAACCAACCAAATCAGACAATGAACTAGGAAATAGAAACGTGGATAACTAAAGTAGGGAGCAGTGGAAAATAATACCAAGCTAGAAGACTAAACTGTTAGGgtgcctgggtcgtcgacccagtgttttgtgtttttggttctttgatttagtttatttcattatattctagctgtgccttatggtttataggtttattcttagtttaggttttctgtgtgggttttgttagagttttagtgttctggttttctgtctgtgatccatagttgctgtctcccctgtctgctgtatccTTGTGTCAAGTCATgcgtctctgtgttatgtttcctgttttactttgaaagtccgtgtctcatgttaatgtgtctggttttaattcctttgtctcgttaggcctgatttgccccagctgtgtttccctcctgtttcccattccctgattgctccctctgtgtatttaagccccgtgtttctttgtgtctttacTGTGATCTACCCTCATCTTGCTGTGCAGCCCGCCCGCCACCCTTGGAGTCTCTGTTGTGTTACCTTTTTGGAGTTCACGTTTTGCCTCTGagtgtctgcactttgggtccttttcctgcctgcacacagccgtttCATAACATAAACAATGCACAACACATAATAAATCCAGACATACGGCACTGTGCAAAGGTTTTAGGcaggtgaaaaaaaatatgctgtaaacaaagaatgctttcaaaAATGGAAGTGCTAatcttttattttcatcaagtgaatgaacaaaagagaaagctaagacaaatcaatatttggtgtgaccaccctTTGCCTTCAAAACAGCATATACTGCTAGgcacacttgcacacagtttttgaaCGAACTCGACTGGTAGGTTGTTCCAATCATCTTGGAGAACTAACCACAGATCTTCTGTAGATGTAAGCTTCCTCacatctttctgtctcttcatgCAATCTCAGACACACTCGATGATGTTGAGATCAGGACTCTGTGGGGGCTGTACCATCGTTCCAAGTACATCTCTGACTTGCTCACTGTCTACAGCTCAGTCAGACCTCTCAAGGATCAGATTCAGATGTTTTACATGTTCCCAGAAATAGATCTCAGTCTACTAAGAGTGCTTTcagttattgttttttctttggttttactgttttcatttcttgtAGGAAGTTTAAAGACaaatctgtctttattttctgtgttaagcacactgagttttatttatttaacatatcATAAAGTGCTGTTACTTCattacttaaacaaaaaagacaaaaaagttaTCCACAATGATGGATTTTATATTTTcatgcagtgtttttaaaaagataaaataatctACAGTCTTTGTGAAAAAGCAAGGAATTAGATGCATGAGATGtgttgaagaaaaaaatctgacttcaggtcctttttccttttgtttgctgtgGTGGTGTGCTTATCAAAGTATACCTTTACAAGATGGatttacagacacagagagtgGGTATGAGTGGGTAAACCAGACCACTGTTATTTATACCAGAAGGGTAACAGAGAGTAGTGGAAGGGTTGCTAATTACatacaaagaacaaaaaggtAAAAGTTAAAAGGGTTTTGTCACTGATCATGGGGTAACAGGCTACAATAACAGGAATAAAGATAAGGTTcataaaaaagcaaatggccacAGGAACAGGAGGCCACATTTCAAAGGTTCAGATCTATCAAAACAAATCAGAGGGTTACGGGATGATGCAAAGATGTTTATCtcagctctgaaacctgaaacTCAACATTTAGGGCTTCAAGCAACAACAGGTGCATTTGCTGTCCCTTCACTTCTTTCACTTTTAATTCTGCAACAAAGGAGAGAGGTTGTGTGGACAACATGTCAGGAATAGCAACTAATAAAACTTCCTTCTTTCGTTCAGACTATGAACATGTAACTCTGCCTGCTGTTTacacctttgtttttatcattggTCTGGGAGCTAACGGATGGGCGGTGAGGTCCTTACTTCAGAAATGGAAAATTCTTGGACacattaatgtgtttcttctgaACCTTGGAGTTGCTAATTTTTTGTTCCTGCCAACTCTCCCATTTTTGTCAGCCTACTATTTTATGAGGAATAAATGGATATTTGGAGATGCTTTCTGCAAGATCACAAGATTCTGCTTCAACTTGAATTTATACGGCAGCATTGGATTCCTCACCTGTATAAGTGTGTACAGGTACCTGGCTATTGTCCATCCGATGAAAGCAAAGAGAAGGATCACTGTCCGTAATTCTGTGGTTATCTCAGTCATGGTTTGGCTGTTGGTGAGTGCTCAAAGTCTTCCAGACGTGCTCTTTCCCAAAAACTCAACAAATAGAACTGAAAAATGTCACCATACCACCTCTACAGAGTATGTTGAGAATTATCTGAAATACAGTGTGGGTTGGACATTGACTGGGTTTGTTATGCCTTTCCTTATTTTTCTTGGCTGCTATGGACATGTGACTCTTGTTCTCTGGCGCAAAAATACCATTAATAAGGTGGTGAAACAAAGAAGCTTAAAGTTGATGTTCATTTTGAT from Astatotilapia calliptera chromosome 20, fAstCal1.2, whole genome shotgun sequence includes these protein-coding regions:
- the LOC113013495 gene encoding P2Y purinoceptor 1-like, whose amino-acid sequence is MSGIATNKTSFFRSDYEHVTLPAVYTFVFIIGLGANGWAVRSLLQKWKILGHINVFLLNLGVANFLFLPTLPFLSAYYFMRNKWIFGDAFCKITRFCFNLNLYGSIGFLTCISVYRYLAIVHPMKAKRRITVRNSVVISVMVWLLVSAQSLPDVLFPKNSTNRTEKCHHTTSTEYVENYLKYSVGWTLTGFVMPFLIFLGCYGHVTLVLWRKNTINKVVKQRSLKLMFILILLFSVCYIPYHIFKNLSLYSRVLFSTNKKYPSWDKTVFCAHQISRGLVCLNSVLNPLVYLHVMDIPAQLQQLLQQFRQTFTRLFVSEYGSVPVEQTVTTTISQQ